The following coding sequences are from one Spea bombifrons isolate aSpeBom1 chromosome 13, aSpeBom1.2.pri, whole genome shotgun sequence window:
- the LOC128472006 gene encoding keratin, type I cytoskeletal 19-like isoform X1, whose amino-acid sequence MSPIHSGKNCGFSAKSCHLGGHPINVTRHVSSVHQGSSHNKKHGGSHYGGSHLSYHGGYHAKHHEGFHISHHKTAYPSHHGGHYSAPSVHGGSGGKGISISKHSSGHSGHSKNFGSHVGWNKGGLFGVNEKETMQALNNRLASYLEKVSSLEQENDQLERNIREWYDRNQPSALPDFSNYFRTIRELQGEISATSVENARIVLQIDNARLAADDFRSKYEMELRLTNNVETDMNGLRRLLEGLNVEICNLEGQVRNLQEELQQMRRNHEEEVNSLRAQLGQRVSVEVNAAPSVDLNRSLSEIRQQYEELMERNLREVENMFMQRSEELNREVTSGAAQLQSVQTELIDLKRDIQTLEIELQSQLSMKSALEGTLAETEATYNSQLSQLQGLINAVESQLAQIRSDLEQQNHQYRILMDQKTHLEMEIATYKRLLEGHDFHASGHSFLGGTHGSHHIAVKHPHHSKC is encoded by the exons ATGAGTCCCATTCATTCTGGAAAAAACTGCGGATTCTCAGCCAAAAGCTGTCACCTTGGTGGACATCCCATCAATGTCACCAGACATGTCTCTTCAGTCCATCAAGGAAGCTCCCATAACAAAAAACATGGAGGTTCCCATTATGGAGGATCCCATCTTTCCTACCATGGGGGCTACCATGCGAAGCACCATGAAGGATTCCATATCTCCCATCATAAAACGGCTTACCCTTCCCACCATGGAGGCCACTACAGTGCTCCTAGTGTACATGGAGGTTCAGGAGGTAAAGGCATCTCAATCTCTAAGCATTCTTCTGGTCATAGTGGACACTCCAAAAACTTTGGAAGCCACGTGGGCTGGAACAAAGGTGGTTTGTTTGGTGTCAATGAGAAGGAAACCATGCAGGCTCTAAATAACAGATTGGCCTCCTACCTGGAGAAGGTCAGTTCACTGGAGCAGGAAAATGATCAGCTGGAGAGGAATATCCGAGAGTGGTATGACAGAAATCAACCCAGTGCTTTACCTGACTTCAGTAACTACTTCAGGACCATCCGAGAGCTCCAGGGAGAG ATCTCTGCGACCAGTGTGGAAAATGCCAGGATTGTTCTGCAGATAGACAATGCTCGCCTGGCGGCTGACGACTTTAGGAGCAA ATATGAAATGGAACTGAGGCTGACAAATAATGTTGAGACAGATATGAATGGACTGCGTAGACTTCTAGAAGGACTGAACGTGGAAATTTGCAACCTTGAAGGACAAGTTCGGAACCTTCAGGAAGAGCTTCAGCAGATGAGGAGGAACCACGAAGAG GAGGTGAATTCACTGAGAGCTCAGCTGGGACAGAGAGTCAGCGTGGAAGTCAACGCTGCTCCATCAGTTGATCTGAACAGATCCTTGTCTGAGATCCGACAACAATATGAAGAGTTGATGGAGAGGAACCTGAGGGAGGTCGAGAACATGTTTATGCAAAGA AGTGAAGAGCTGAACCGCGAGGTGACATCTGGTGCTGCGCAGCTACAGTCAGTCCAGACAGAACTAATAGACCTAAAGCGGGATATCCAAACACTGGAGATCGAGCTACAGAGCCAACTCAGTATG AAATCCGCTCTGGAGGGCACCTTGGCAGAGACCGAAGCCACTTACAATTCCCAGCTCTCCCAGTTACAAGGCCTGATCAATGCTGTGGAATCCCAGCTGGCGCAGATCCGATCTGACCTGGAGCAGCAGAACCACCAGTACAGGATCCTCATGGACCAGAAAACCCACCTGGAGATGGAGATCGCCACCTACAAACGCCTACTGGAAGGACATGACTTCCA cgCTTCTGGACACTCTTTCCTAGGTGGAACACATG GATCTCATCACATCGCCGTAAAACACCCCCACCACTCcaagtgttaa
- the LOC128472006 gene encoding keratin, type I cytoskeletal 19-like isoform X2 has protein sequence MSPIHSGKNCGFSAKSCHLGGHPINVTRHVSSVHQGSSHNKKHGGSHYGGSHLSYHGGYHAKHHEGFHISHHKTAYPSHHGGHYSAPSVHGGSGGKGISISKHSSGHSGHSKNFGSHVGWNKGGLFGVNEKETMQALNNRLASYLEKVSSLEQENDQLERNIREWYDRNQPSALPDFSNYFRTIRELQGEISATSVENARIVLQIDNARLAADDFRSKYEMELRLTNNVETDMNGLRRLLEGLNVEICNLEGQVRNLQEELQQMRRNHEEEVNSLRAQLGQRVSVEVNAAPSVDLNRSLSEIRQQYEELMERNLREVENMFMQRSEELNREVTSGAAQLQSVQTELIDLKRDIQTLEIELQSQLSMKSALEGTLAETEATYNSQLSQLQGLINAVESQLAQIRSDLEQQNHQYRILMDQKTHLEMEIATYKRLLEGHDFHASGHSFLGGTHGFHHTSVKHSHHAKC, from the exons ATGAGTCCCATTCATTCTGGAAAAAACTGCGGATTCTCAGCCAAAAGCTGTCACCTTGGTGGACATCCCATCAATGTCACCAGACATGTCTCTTCAGTCCATCAAGGAAGCTCCCATAACAAAAAACATGGAGGTTCCCATTATGGAGGATCCCATCTTTCCTACCATGGGGGCTACCATGCGAAGCACCATGAAGGATTCCATATCTCCCATCATAAAACGGCTTACCCTTCCCACCATGGAGGCCACTACAGTGCTCCTAGTGTACATGGAGGTTCAGGAGGTAAAGGCATCTCAATCTCTAAGCATTCTTCTGGTCATAGTGGACACTCCAAAAACTTTGGAAGCCACGTGGGCTGGAACAAAGGTGGTTTGTTTGGTGTCAATGAGAAGGAAACCATGCAGGCTCTAAATAACAGATTGGCCTCCTACCTGGAGAAGGTCAGTTCACTGGAGCAGGAAAATGATCAGCTGGAGAGGAATATCCGAGAGTGGTATGACAGAAATCAACCCAGTGCTTTACCTGACTTCAGTAACTACTTCAGGACCATCCGAGAGCTCCAGGGAGAG ATCTCTGCGACCAGTGTGGAAAATGCCAGGATTGTTCTGCAGATAGACAATGCTCGCCTGGCGGCTGACGACTTTAGGAGCAA ATATGAAATGGAACTGAGGCTGACAAATAATGTTGAGACAGATATGAATGGACTGCGTAGACTTCTAGAAGGACTGAACGTGGAAATTTGCAACCTTGAAGGACAAGTTCGGAACCTTCAGGAAGAGCTTCAGCAGATGAGGAGGAACCACGAAGAG GAGGTGAATTCACTGAGAGCTCAGCTGGGACAGAGAGTCAGCGTGGAAGTCAACGCTGCTCCATCAGTTGATCTGAACAGATCCTTGTCTGAGATCCGACAACAATATGAAGAGTTGATGGAGAGGAACCTGAGGGAGGTCGAGAACATGTTTATGCAAAGA AGTGAAGAGCTGAACCGCGAGGTGACATCTGGTGCTGCGCAGCTACAGTCAGTCCAGACAGAACTAATAGACCTAAAGCGGGATATCCAAACACTGGAGATCGAGCTACAGAGCCAACTCAGTATG AAATCCGCTCTGGAGGGCACCTTGGCAGAGACCGAAGCCACTTACAATTCCCAGCTCTCCCAGTTACAAGGCCTGATCAATGCTGTGGAATCCCAGCTGGCGCAGATCCGATCTGACCTGGAGCAGCAGAACCACCAGTACAGGATCCTCATGGACCAGAAAACCCACCTGGAGATGGAGATCGCCACCTACAAACGCCTACTGGAAGGACATGACTTCCA cgCTTCTGGACACTCTTTCCTAGGTGGAACACATG GGTTCCATCACACCTCCGTTAAGCACTCCCACCATGCCAAGTGTTAA
- the LOC128472007 gene encoding keratin, type I cytoskeletal 19-like: protein MSHQSTGGFSKQSCHVPRHVSSVHLGNFHKKHHGDSHLSLHGGCHLSQHGGHYRAPSVHGGSGGKCISVSKHSSLSHGSHNHGAHSNNHFGSHAGWNNDGLLKVNEKEAMQVLNDRLASYLEKVRSLENENNQLERNIREWYEKHQPTALPDFSNYFRTIQELQGQISAATVENARIVLQIDNARLAADDFRNKYEMELRLRNSVEADVNGLRRVLEGLTAEIRDLEAQVRDLQEELQQMKRNHEEEVNALRAQLGQRVNVEVNAAPSIDMNKALSEIRQQYENLMDRNLREVESMFLQRTEELNREVASGSAQLQSVQTEVIDLRRTVQTLEIELQTQLSMKSALEGTLAETEATYNSQLSQLQDMIHAVESQLAQIRCDLEQQNQEYKILMDQKTRLEMEIATYKRLLEGHDIHVSGHTAVDGKHGSHHSYQSTQHDHHKC, encoded by the exons ATGAGCCATCAATCCACCGGCGGATTCTCCAAGCAAAGCTGCCATGTCCCCAGACATGTCTCTTCGGTCCATCTTGGAAACTTCCATAAGAAACACCATGGAGACTCCCACCTCTCCCTTCATGGAGGATGCCATCTTTCACAGCATGGAGGTCACTACAGAGCTCCAAGCGTACACGGAGGATCAGGAGGTAAATGCATCTCAGTCTCCAAGCATTCCTCATTGAGCCACGGTAGCCATAATCATGGTGCCCACTCTAATAATCATTTTGGGAGCCACGCTGGCTGGAACAATGATGGCCTGTTGAAGGTGAACGAGAAGGAAGCAATGCAGGTTCTGAATGATCGACTTGCATCATATCTTGAGAAGGTCCGCTCACTGGAGAATGAGAATAACCAACTGGAGAGGAATATCCGAGAGTGGTATGAAAAACATCAACCCACTGCTTTACCTGACTTCAGTAACTACTTCAGGACCATTCAAGAGCTCCAGGGACAG ATCTCTGCAGCCACTGTGGAAAATGCCAGGATTGTTTTGCAGATAGACAATGCCCGGTTGGCTGCTGATGACTTCAGAAATAA atATGAGATGGAGCTCAGGCTGAGGAACAGCGTGGAGGCAGATGTCAATGGTCTACGCAGAGTTCTAGAAGGACTGACTGCAGAGATACGTGACCTTGAGGCGCAGGTCCGCGACCTTCAGGAAGAGCTTCAGCAAATGAAGAGGAACCACGAGGAG GAAGTGAATGCTCTGAGAGCTCAGCTGGGACAGAGAGTCAACGTGGAGGTGAATGCTGCTCCGTCCATAGATATGAACAAAGCCTTGTCCGAGATCCGACAACAATATGAAAACCTGATGGACAGGAACCTGAGGGAGGTCGAGAGCATGTTCCTGCAGAGA ACTGAAGAGCTGAACCGTGAAGTAGCATCTGGTTCTGCACAGCTACAGTCCGTTCAGACTGAAGTCATTGACCTGAGACGCACTGTCCAGACCCTGGAGATCGAACTACAGACCCAGCTAAGCATG AAATCCGCTCTGGAGGGCACCTTGGCAGAGACCGAAGCCACCTACAATTCCCAGCTCTCCCAGTTACAAGATATGATCCATGCCGTGGAATCCCAGCTGGCACAGATCCGATGTGACCTGGAGCAGCAGAACCAAGAGTACAAGATCCTCATGGACCAGAAGACCCGTCTGGAGATGGAGATTGCCACCTACAAACGCCTACTGGAAGGACATGACATCCA TGTCTCCGGTCACACTGCCGTAGATGGAAAACATG GATCTCATCACAGCTATCAGAGCACCCAGCATGACCATCACAAGTGTTAA
- the LOC128472005 gene encoding keratin, type I cytoskeletal 19-like, which translates to MSHSVKQMHSGSVKGSSQVSSTRHSRSHSSHHGGFQKVHQVVNHRAPSVHGGSGGKGISISRHYASSVGCSSGFSHADHFGSQRVHGGWKNDGMFCFNEKETMHLLNDRLASYLEKVCSLEQENSQLERNIREWYEKHQPHALPDFSKFFKMIKDLQSQIAASYAENAKIFLQLDNAKLAADDFRNKYEIEQGLRSSIEADVQGLRRVLERLNMERSDLEIQAQCLQEELQQMKKNHEEEVNCLKAQLGMRVNVEVDAAPSVDLNKVLSEIRQQYENSMEKNLREVESIFLARSEELNREVVSGSEQLQSVNNELIELRRTLQTLEIELHSQLSLKSALEGTLAETEASYSSQLSQLQDLINHVECQLTQVRSDLEQQNYEYKILMDQKTHLEMEIATYKRLLEGHDFHVTEHGHHEKNERHQSVKIQQTTERVHQTTERAHQTTERAHQTTERVHQTTERVRQIKL; encoded by the exons ATGAGCCACAGTGTCAAACAGATGCACTCAGGATCAGTCAAAGGAAGTAGCCAAGTATCTTCAACTCGCCACAGTCGATCTCATAGTTCTCATCATGGAGGCTTTCAGAAGGTCCACCAGGTTGTCAACCACAGAGCTCCCAGCGTTCACGGAGGGTCAGGAGGCAAAGGAATCTCCATCTCCAGACATTATGCTTCCAGCGTAGGATGTAGCTCTGGTTTCAGTCATGCAGATCACTTTGGAAGTCAAAGGGTCCACGGAGGTTGGAAGAACGACGGCATGTTCTGTTTCAATGAGAAGGAAACCATGCATCTTCTGAATGACCGCCTGGCTTCATACCTGGAGAAGGTGTGCTCTCTGGAGCAGGAAAACTCGCAGCTGGAGAGGAATATCCGTGAGTGGTACGAAAAGCATCAACCTCACGCATTGCCCGACTTTAGCAAATTCTTCAAAATGATTAAAGATCTTCAAAGCCAG ATTGCTGCTTCATATGCAGAAAACGCTAAGATATTTCTACAGTTGGACAACGCCAAGCTGGCTGCCGATGACTTCAGAAACAA ATACGAGATAGAGCAGGGGCTCAGAAGCAGCATCGAGGCTGATGTTCAAGGTTTGCGCAGAGTCCTGGAAAGACTGAACATGGAGAGGAGTGACCTGGAGATACAAGCTCAATGTCTCCAGGAGGAGCTccagcagatgaagaaaaaccACGAGGAG GAGGTGAACTGTCTAAAAGCCCAACTGGGAATGAGAGTCAACGTGGAAGTGGACGCTGCTCCATCTGTAGACCTGAACAAAGTCTTGTCTGAGATCCGACAGCAGTATGAAAACTCAATGGAGAAGAACCTAAGAGAAGTCGAGAGCATATTCCTCGCAAGG AGTGAAGAACTGAACCGTGAGGTTGTGTCTGGTTCTGAACAGTTACAGTCGGTCAACAACGAGCTTATCGAGTTAAGACGCACCTTGCAGACCCTGGAGATTGAACTGCACAGTCAGCTAAGCCTG AAATCAGCGCTGGAGGGCACCTTGGCAGAGACCGAAGCCAGTTACAGCTCCCAGCTCTCCCAGTTACAAGATCTGATCAACCACGTAGAATGCCAGCTGACGCAGGTCCGGTCTGACCTGGAGCAGCAGAATTATGAGTACAAGATCCTCATGGACCAGAAAACCCACCTGGAGATGGAGATCGCCACCTACAAACGCCTACTGGAAGGACATGACTTCCA tGTGACTGAGCATGGGCACCATGAAAAAAATG AACGCCACCAGTCTGTGAAGATCCAACAGACGACTGAACGTGTCCACCAGACAACTGAACGTGCCCACCAGACCACTGAACGTGCCCACCAGACCACTGAACGTGTCCACCAGACCACTGAACGTGTCCGCCAGATCAAGCTGTGA
- the LOC128472010 gene encoding keratin, type I cytoskeletal 14-like, whose amino-acid sequence MQALNNRLASYLERVGSLEQENDQLERNIREWYDRNQPSALPDFSNYFRTIRELQGQISATTVENARIVLQIDNARLAADDFRSKYEMELRLAQNAEADINGLRRLLEGLNADICNLEGQVQNLQEELQQMRRNHEEEVNSLRAQLGQRVSVEVDAAPSVDLNRSLSEIRQQYEELMERNLREVENMFMQRSEELNREVTFGAAQLQSVQTEVIELRRTIQTLEIELQSQLSMKSALEGTLAETEATYNSQLSQLQGLINAVESQLAQIRSDLEQQNHQYRILMDQKTHLEMEIATYKRLLEGNDIQ is encoded by the exons ATGCAGGCTCTAAATAACAGATTGGCCTCCTACCTGGAGAGGGTCGGTTCACTGGAGCAGGAAAATGATCAGCTGGAGAGGAATATTCGAGAGTGGTATGACAGAAATCAACCCAGTGCTTTACCTGACTTCAGTAACTACTTCAGGACCATTCGAGAGCTCCAGGGACAG ATCTCAGCCACCACTGTGGAAAATGCCAGGATTGTTCTTCAGATAGACAATGCTCGTCTGGCTGCTGACGACTTTAGAAGCAA ATATGAGATGGAACTCAGACTGGCGCAAAATGCTGAGGCAGATATCAATGGACTGCGTAGACTTCTAGAAGGACTAAATGCGGACATATGTAACCTGGAAGGACAGGTTCAGAACCTTCAGGAAGAGCTTCAGCAGATGAGGAGAAACCACGAAGAG GAGGTGAATTCCCTGAGAGCTCAGCTGGGACAGAGAGTCAGCGTGGAAGTCGACGCTGCGCCATCAGTTGATCTGAACAGATCCTTGTCTGAGATCCGACAACAATATGAAGAGTTGATGGAGAGGAACCTGAGGGAGGTCGAGAACATGTTTATGCAAAGG AGTGAAGAGCTGAATCGCGAGGTGACGTTCGGTGCTGCGCAGCTACAGTCAGTCCAGACAGAAGTAATAGAACTAAGGCGTACTATTCAGACATTAGAGATCGAGCTACAGAGCCAACTCAGTATG AAATCCGCTCTGGAGGGCACCTTGGCAGAGACCGAAGCCACTTACAATTCCCAGCTCTCCCAGTTACAAGGTCTGATCAATGCTGTGGAATCCCAGCTGGCACAGATCCGATCTGACCTGGAGCAGCAGAACCACCAGTACAGGATCCTCATGGACCAGAAGACCCACCTGGAGATGGAGATCGCCACCTACAAACGCCTACTGGAAGGAAATGACATCCAGTAA
- the LOC128470915 gene encoding keratin, type I cytoskeletal 17-like has product MSLGIRKALSYAGSLKASYCHGGHYPKISRQTSSAYPEGCSGAIGVYVGSTSKRVSSTRFGHGFESVHGGHGYELITFGSHQSTKHDLGFHINSKETMRLLNDRLATYLEKVGLLEEENTELERKIKTWYEKHTPQTFPDSSSNFRTIEELRKQISEATVENSSLILLIDNARLAGEDLQTKYNMEVSLRYVVDADVSSLRRGLDGLTLERTDLELQLEHLQEELVCLKKYHEEDVNSLRTQLGARVNVEVKAAPVVNLGQALAEIREEYEKLMDRNIKEVENWFIAQSEELNCQVSDRSEHLESMKSKVIELRHTVQILEIDLQTVLSMNSALEETLAETETSYRSQLSQLQGLIDNIEDELKQLRYNLERQNLEYKILMDVKTRLEMEIATYRRLLEVEDITMPTSHSSETKESGGGLKIVSITEEFEDGRIVSTREQIHHIKS; this is encoded by the exons ATGAGCCTAGGCATTAGGAAAGCTTTGTCTTATGCTGGTTCTCTTAAAGCAAGCTACTGCCATGGTGGCCACTATCCAAAGATCTCCAGACAGACATCTTCTGCTTATCCTGAAGGTTGCTCTGGTGCCATTGGAGTTTATGTAGGTTCAACAAGTAAAAGAGTTTCCAGCACTCGTTTTGGCCATGGATTTGAAAGCGTACATGGTGGTCATGGTTATGAACTAATTACCTTTGGGAGCCATCAGAGCACGAAACATGATCTTGGGTTTCACATCAATTCAAAGGAAACTATGCGACTACTGAATGACCGATTGGCGACCTACCTAGAGAAGGTGGGCTTGCTCGAAGAGGAAAACACAGAGTTGGAGAGAAAAATTAAAACGTGGTATGAGAAGCATACTCCTCAAACATTCCCGGATTCCAGCAGTAACTTCAGAACAATTGAGGAGCTCCGGAAACAG ATCTCTGAAGCCACAGTTGAAAATAGCAGTCTCATTCTGCTGATAGATAATGCCCGTCTGGCAGGAGAAGACTTACAGACCAA ATATAATATGGAGGTCAGCCTGCGCTATGTGGTTGATGCAGATGTAAGTAGTCTTCGAAGAGGACTTGACGGACTGACCCTTGAGAGAACCGACTTAGAACTCCAGCTGGAACACCTCCAAGAGGAACTGGTTTGTTTGAAGAAATACCACGAAGAG GACGTGAACTCTCTGCGCACACAACTCGGTGCCAGAGTCAACGTGGAGGTCAAAGCTGCTCCCGTTGTCaacctaggacaggctctggcagAGATCCGAGAGGAGTACGAAAAGTTAATGGACAGGAACATAAAAGAGGTCGAAAACTGGTTCATTGCTCAG AGTGAAGAACTCAATTGTCAAGTGAGTGATCGATCTGAACATTTGGAGTCGATGAAAAGTAAGGTCATTGAGTTGCGACATACTGTACAGATCCTGGAGATAGATCTACAGACTGTCCTCAGCATG AACTCTGCACTGGAGGAGACGTTGGCTGAGACAGAAACCAGTTATAGGTCCCAGTTGTCCCAGTTACAAGGTCTAATCGACAACATTGAAGATGAACTGAAGCAGCTAAGGTATAACCTGGAGCGTCAGAACCTCGAGTATAAGATTCTAATGGACGTCAAGACGAGACTGGAGATGGAAATTGCCACATATCGACGTCTCCTGGAAGTAGAAGACATTAC AATGCCAACATCCCACTCctcagaaacaaaag AATCCGGCGGGGGATTGAAAATTGTCTCAATCACAGAAGAGTTTGAGGATGGAAGAATTGTGTCAACCCGTGAGCAAATTCACCATATCAAGAGCTAG